The following proteins are encoded in a genomic region of Rhizobium sp. CCGE531:
- the argC gene encoding N-acetyl-gamma-glutamyl-phosphate reductase: MAPKIFIDGEHGTTGLQIRTRMADRRDVELLSIPEAERRNAAMREDMLNSAHIAILCLPDDASKEAVKMVAANNNVRVIDTSTAFRIHPDWAYGFAEMDKGQGNRIQSSRFVANPGCYPTGAIGLIRPLRAAGIIPTGYPVTVNAVSGYTGGGKQMIAQMENPDHPDAITAPHFLYGLPLTHKHVPEMTTHGLLDRAPIFAPSVGRFPQGMIVQVPLYLGDLMEGTTLESIHAALSNHYAGQDIVQVISLEESRALPRVNAVELAGQDTMKLFVFGTPGGEQVNLVALLDNLGKGASGAAVQNMDLMLGA; the protein is encoded by the coding sequence ATGGCACCGAAGATTTTCATCGATGGCGAACACGGCACCACGGGCTTGCAGATCCGCACGCGCATGGCCGACCGCCGCGATGTCGAGCTTCTGTCCATTCCGGAAGCCGAACGGCGCAATGCCGCCATGCGCGAGGACATGCTGAACAGCGCCCACATCGCCATTCTCTGCCTGCCCGACGATGCGTCGAAGGAAGCGGTGAAGATGGTGGCGGCCAACAACAATGTTCGCGTCATCGACACCTCGACGGCCTTCCGTATCCATCCCGACTGGGCCTATGGCTTCGCCGAGATGGACAAGGGTCAAGGCAACAGGATCCAGTCTTCGCGTTTCGTCGCCAATCCCGGCTGCTATCCGACGGGAGCGATCGGCCTCATCCGGCCGCTGCGCGCCGCCGGCATCATCCCGACGGGCTATCCCGTGACCGTCAATGCCGTTTCCGGCTATACCGGCGGCGGCAAGCAGATGATTGCGCAGATGGAAAATCCGGATCATCCGGATGCGATCACCGCGCCGCATTTCCTCTACGGCCTGCCGCTCACCCACAAGCACGTCCCCGAGATGACGACGCACGGCCTGCTCGACCGCGCGCCGATCTTCGCGCCCTCCGTCGGACGCTTCCCGCAGGGCATGATCGTGCAGGTGCCGCTGTATCTCGGCGATCTCATGGAAGGCACGACGCTGGAAAGCATCCACGCCGCTCTCTCCAACCACTACGCCGGCCAAGACATCGTTCAGGTCATCTCGCTTGAGGAGAGCCGCGCCCTGCCCCGCGTCAATGCGGTCGAGCTCGCCGGCCAGGACACGATGAAGCTCTTCGTCTTCGGCACGCCTGGTGGCGAGCAGGTCAATCTGGTGGCGCTGCTCGACAATCTCGGCAAGGGCGCCTCGGGTGCCGCCGTGCAGAATATGGACCTGATGCTCGGCGCCTAA
- a CDS encoding COX15/CtaA family protein has product MAATNFTTEEAILKEVARQDRNRRAIRIWLACVLLVLFGLVLVGGATRLTNSGLSITQWQPIHGVIPPLNAQEWEEEFTLYKRIPQFQILNKDMTVDEFKSIFWWEWAHRLLARAIGIVFGVPLLFFVLTGRVERKLWLPLAGIFVLGGLQGAIGWWMVSSGLEARTDVSQYRLATHLVTACLIFAACMWFMRALSPHSNEPPPTRYSVTLAGLIAFMALFQIYLGALVAGLDAGLSYNTWPLMDGAVVPNDLFIQSPGWINFFENPKTVQFVHRLGAYALFVVVAFNMIISLRAAPQTTHARRSVVVFVLVLIQAILGISTLLLHVPLDLALAHQAGALIVFGFAIANWRGFYGELPHQTSIVVRN; this is encoded by the coding sequence ATGGCCGCCACTAATTTTACGACCGAAGAGGCTATTCTGAAGGAAGTGGCCCGTCAGGACCGCAATCGCCGCGCCATCCGCATCTGGCTTGCCTGCGTGCTTCTGGTTCTGTTCGGCCTCGTGCTGGTGGGTGGCGCGACGCGCCTCACAAATTCAGGCCTGTCGATCACGCAATGGCAGCCGATCCACGGCGTCATCCCGCCGCTGAATGCGCAGGAATGGGAAGAGGAGTTCACCCTCTACAAGCGCATCCCGCAATTCCAGATCCTGAACAAGGACATGACGGTCGACGAGTTCAAGAGCATATTCTGGTGGGAGTGGGCGCATCGCCTCCTGGCGCGCGCCATCGGCATCGTTTTCGGCGTGCCGTTGCTGTTCTTCGTCCTAACCGGCCGCGTCGAGCGGAAACTCTGGCTGCCGCTGGCCGGCATTTTCGTGCTCGGCGGTCTTCAGGGAGCGATCGGCTGGTGGATGGTCTCCTCCGGTCTCGAGGCCCGCACCGATGTCAGCCAGTATCGCCTAGCCACCCATCTCGTCACCGCCTGTCTGATCTTTGCCGCCTGCATGTGGTTCATGCGCGCCTTGTCGCCGCATTCGAACGAGCCGCCGCCGACGCGTTATTCGGTGACGCTTGCCGGTCTTATCGCCTTCATGGCGCTGTTCCAGATCTATCTCGGCGCGCTCGTCGCCGGCCTCGATGCCGGCCTTTCCTACAATACCTGGCCGCTGATGGACGGCGCCGTCGTCCCGAACGACCTTTTCATACAGTCGCCGGGCTGGATCAATTTCTTCGAGAACCCGAAGACGGTCCAGTTCGTCCACCGCCTCGGCGCCTATGCGCTGTTCGTCGTCGTCGCCTTCAACATGATCATCTCGCTACGGGCAGCGCCGCAAACGACGCATGCTCGCCGGTCCGTCGTCGTGTTCGTGCTCGTGCTGATCCAGGCGATCCTCGGCATTTCGACGCTGCTGCTGCATGTGCCGCTGGATCTGGCTCTTGCGCATCAGGCGGGCGCCTTGATCGTCTTTGGCTTTGCAATTGCCAACTGGCGCGGTTTCTATGGCGAACTGCCGCACCAGACGTCGATCGTCGTGAGAAATTGA
- the rpsI gene encoding 30S ribosomal protein S9 produces the protein MADLSSLKDLGTVSEAAAPVHVRKVDSLGRSYATGKRKDAVARVWIKAGSGKIIINGRDYTAYFARPVLQMVLRQPIVAAARDGQFDIIATVAGGGLSGQAGAVRHGLSKALTYFEPGLRSILKKGGFLTRDSRVVERKKYGRAKARRSFQFSKR, from the coding sequence ATGGCTGATCTCTCTTCCCTGAAGGATCTCGGCACGGTATCGGAAGCAGCTGCTCCCGTTCACGTCCGCAAGGTTGACTCGCTCGGTCGCTCCTACGCGACCGGCAAGCGCAAGGACGCCGTCGCCCGTGTTTGGATCAAGGCCGGCTCGGGCAAGATCATCATCAACGGCCGGGACTACACGGCGTATTTCGCCCGCCCGGTTCTGCAGATGGTCCTGCGTCAGCCGATCGTCGCTGCTGCCCGTGACGGCCAGTTCGACATCATCGCAACCGTTGCCGGCGGCGGCCTTTCCGGCCAGGCCGGTGCCGTTCGCCACGGCCTGTCCAAGGCGCTCACCTACTTCGAACCGGGCCTGCGCTCGATCCTGAAGAAGGGCGGCTTCCTGACCCGCGACAGCCGCGTCGTCGAACGCAAGAAGTACGGCCGCGCGAAGGCACGTCGTTCGTTCCAGTTCTCCAAGCGCTAA
- a CDS encoding DUF2842 domain-containing protein translates to MPLRLRKFIGMILLVLLVAIYAIVAMIVAVRTLADQPGWVHFLYFFFSGIIWVLPAMGIIKWMAGPRPQ, encoded by the coding sequence GTGCCGCTTCGCCTGCGCAAATTCATAGGCATGATCCTGCTCGTGCTGTTGGTTGCAATCTATGCGATCGTTGCCATGATCGTTGCAGTGCGAACGCTTGCGGATCAACCCGGCTGGGTTCATTTCCTGTATTTCTTTTTCAGCGGCATCATCTGGGTATTGCCGGCAATGGGTATCATCAAGTGGATGGCAGGACCGCGCCCGCAATGA
- a CDS encoding DUF2778 domain-containing protein, whose translation MAFATETFGNFNSRSGYAPRSKKPFRIRPATLATGVAVAAFAWITATLMTTQSMVLALPGAAASADNFLAPRASAFIVPPARMIRPTHLAAQTTSLHGQSRFGSAADAEVQAKAAGADTVRLQLANALAQQASEIKQAQNAAASLKSGRIEVAAAPPETIDHLRKVIAINFATAVQQLNRVKYAAALIPAASPANTTAQPAAIATAAPEVSLPAIAEAKPLPAKDADIAVAEAVLNVIPMTRPARETPVQRDGATTAIARATGSEATAQPPSRVMAYADPDESSVRKAKPFINPFAAISPGQGTAIYDIEAKTVYLPSGERLEAHSGLGHMRDNPRYVDRKNTGPTPPETYSLTFRESLFHGVQALRLTPASGARVYGRDGLLAHTYMLRGGRAESNGCVVFKDYSRFLAAFKRGEIKRLKVVSRVSSAASVASAR comes from the coding sequence ATGGCGTTTGCGACCGAGACTTTCGGTAATTTCAATTCGCGTTCCGGCTACGCCCCGCGATCGAAAAAACCCTTCCGCATCCGTCCCGCTACCTTGGCAACCGGCGTTGCCGTAGCGGCCTTCGCCTGGATCACCGCGACGCTGATGACAACACAGTCCATGGTGCTAGCCCTCCCCGGCGCGGCGGCTTCGGCTGACAATTTCCTGGCGCCGCGTGCCTCAGCCTTCATTGTCCCGCCGGCTCGCATGATACGTCCCACCCATCTCGCCGCCCAGACGACATCGCTGCATGGACAAAGCCGTTTCGGCAGCGCGGCGGACGCGGAAGTTCAAGCGAAAGCCGCCGGCGCGGACACGGTTCGCTTGCAACTGGCGAATGCTCTGGCGCAGCAGGCCTCCGAAATCAAGCAGGCGCAAAACGCCGCGGCGAGCCTCAAGAGCGGCCGTATCGAAGTGGCCGCCGCCCCGCCGGAGACGATCGACCATCTGCGCAAGGTGATCGCCATAAACTTCGCTACCGCCGTGCAGCAGCTGAACCGGGTGAAATATGCCGCGGCCCTGATACCCGCCGCGAGCCCCGCAAATACGACCGCGCAGCCGGCTGCCATTGCCACGGCAGCGCCCGAGGTGAGCCTGCCTGCCATCGCCGAAGCAAAGCCCTTGCCCGCCAAGGACGCCGACATTGCCGTGGCTGAGGCGGTGCTGAACGTCATTCCCATGACCCGCCCTGCCCGCGAAACACCCGTGCAGCGCGACGGCGCCACCACCGCTATCGCCAGGGCAACGGGCAGCGAGGCCACGGCTCAGCCGCCGTCGCGCGTGATGGCCTATGCGGACCCGGACGAAAGTTCCGTGCGCAAGGCAAAGCCCTTCATCAATCCCTTTGCCGCAATCAGCCCCGGCCAAGGTACTGCGATCTACGATATCGAGGCAAAGACCGTCTACCTGCCGAGCGGCGAACGCCTCGAGGCGCATTCCGGCCTCGGCCACATGCGTGACAATCCCCGCTATGTCGACCGCAAAAACACCGGCCCGACGCCGCCTGAAACTTATAGCCTGACATTTAGAGAAAGCTTGTTCCATGGCGTGCAGGCGCTGCGCCTGACACCCGCAAGCGGCGCCCGCGTCTATGGCCGCGATGGTCTGCTGGCTCACACGTACATGCTCAGGGGAGGCCGTGCAGAATCGAATGGCTGCGTGGTCTTTAAGGATTACAGCCGCTTTCTGGCCGCCTTCAAGCGCGGCGAAATCAAGCGTCTGAAGGTCGTCTCGCGCGTGTCGTCGGCGGCAAGCGTCGCCTCGGCACGCTGA
- the rplM gene encoding 50S ribosomal protein L13, giving the protein MATFSQKPAEVEKKWILIDAEGLVVGRLASIIAMRLRGKHKATFTPHVDDGDNVIVINADKIVFTGKKYEDKVYYWHTGYAGGIKERTARQIIEGRFPERVVEKAVERMVPRGPLGRRQMKNLRVYAGSNHPHEAQQPVVLDVAKLNKKNVRSA; this is encoded by the coding sequence ATGGCAACCTTCTCCCAGAAGCCTGCAGAGGTGGAGAAGAAGTGGATCCTCATCGACGCCGAAGGGCTCGTCGTTGGCCGTCTCGCTTCTATCATCGCAATGCGTCTGCGCGGCAAGCATAAGGCTACCTTCACGCCGCACGTCGACGACGGCGACAACGTCATCGTCATCAATGCCGACAAGATCGTTTTCACCGGCAAGAAGTACGAAGACAAGGTTTACTACTGGCACACCGGTTATGCCGGCGGCATCAAGGAGCGTACGGCTCGTCAGATCATCGAAGGCCGCTTCCCGGAGCGCGTCGTCGAGAAGGCTGTCGAACGTATGGTTCCGCGCGGCCCGCTCGGCCGTCGCCAGATGAAGAACCTGCGCGTCTACGCCGGCTCCAACCATCCCCATGAAGCCCAGCAGCCCGTCGTTCTCGACGTGGCCAAGCTCAACAAGAAGAACGTAAGGAGCGCCTGA
- a CDS encoding GNAT family N-acetyltransferase: MQTQMRDIVGMPPAEAADGRTASIPMQPGSEDHLQVDIFDSMAPLEAEWRMLEQDDLASLHQSYDWCVAWVESFRHPLAIVRGSIRDRPAFILPLEMIRSRGIRRAEFIGSRHGNINTGLFSAEFLANGKLTSAQAAAIAAALRGRTDLAILRNVPLEWRGRASPLASLPAVENQNHAFQMPFLGSFEASLKQVNAKRRRKKFKHQSRILDAKGGYEYVIAAPEQQDALLDLFFHQKSVRFRDAGLPDVFDDAPTKTALHALLHPRRSNDFDATLQMHALRLKGEHEGHIPAIAALSRKGDHVICQFASIDETLVAEASPGELLFWLMIERLHREDAALFDFGIGDQIYKRSWCPMETVQHDLFLPISGVGHLAATAQRSMTRMKAAIKSNRKLYAFIQRMRASRGANAAAAGDGDGD, translated from the coding sequence ATGCAGACCCAAATGCGAGATATCGTCGGCATGCCCCCCGCCGAGGCAGCGGATGGTCGCACTGCATCCATTCCGATGCAGCCCGGCAGCGAGGATCACCTGCAGGTCGACATCTTCGACAGCATGGCACCGCTCGAAGCCGAATGGCGCATGCTGGAGCAAGACGATCTCGCCTCGCTGCACCAGAGCTATGATTGGTGCGTGGCCTGGGTGGAGAGCTTCCGGCATCCTCTCGCCATCGTGCGGGGTTCCATCCGAGATCGCCCTGCCTTCATCCTGCCACTGGAGATGATTCGCAGCCGTGGAATAAGACGGGCGGAATTCATCGGGAGCCGTCACGGCAATATCAATACCGGCCTGTTTTCGGCCGAGTTTCTCGCGAACGGAAAATTGACCTCGGCCCAGGCGGCAGCCATCGCGGCAGCGTTGCGCGGCAGGACGGATCTTGCCATCCTGCGCAATGTACCTCTCGAATGGCGTGGCCGCGCCAGCCCGCTTGCCTCCCTCCCCGCCGTCGAAAACCAGAACCATGCCTTCCAGATGCCCTTTCTTGGCAGTTTTGAAGCAAGCCTGAAGCAGGTGAACGCCAAGCGGCGCCGCAAGAAGTTCAAGCATCAAAGCAGGATTCTCGACGCCAAGGGCGGCTACGAATATGTGATTGCCGCGCCCGAGCAGCAGGACGCTCTCCTGGACCTGTTCTTCCACCAGAAATCGGTCCGTTTCCGCGATGCCGGCCTGCCCGACGTCTTCGACGATGCTCCGACCAAAACGGCGCTGCACGCGCTGCTGCACCCGCGCAGAAGCAACGATTTTGACGCGACGCTGCAGATGCATGCGCTGCGCCTCAAGGGCGAGCATGAGGGGCACATCCCGGCGATCGCCGCCCTCTCCCGAAAGGGAGATCACGTCATCTGCCAGTTCGCCTCCATCGACGAGACGTTGGTTGCCGAGGCAAGCCCCGGCGAGTTGCTGTTCTGGCTGATGATCGAGCGGCTGCATCGCGAAGACGCCGCCCTCTTCGATTTCGGCATCGGCGACCAGATCTACAAACGCTCGTGGTGCCCGATGGAAACGGTGCAGCATGATCTGTTCCTGCCGATCTCAGGCGTCGGCCATCTCGCCGCAACGGCACAAAGGAGCATGACGCGCATGAAAGCGGCGATCAAGTCCAATCGAAAGCTCTATGCTTTCATCCAGCGGATGCGGGCGAGCCGCGGCGCCAACGCAGCAGCAGCGGGCGATGGCGACGGGGACTGA
- a CDS encoding antibiotic biosynthesis monooxygenase: MSTHRTSRFAATPEPPYYIVSFASIRTEGDNGYGAMGERMEALALAQDGCLGLESARGADGFGITNSFWRDEESILAWKNVVAHLAAQKLGRERWYEQYKVRIARVERAYDFQASKGDSLAEHVD; encoded by the coding sequence ATGAGCACGCACAGAACATCCCGTTTTGCGGCCACCCCCGAGCCGCCCTACTACATCGTTTCCTTCGCTTCGATCCGAACGGAAGGAGATAATGGCTACGGCGCCATGGGCGAGCGCATGGAAGCCTTGGCGCTGGCGCAGGACGGCTGTCTCGGGCTTGAGAGCGCGAGAGGCGCCGATGGCTTCGGCATCACCAACTCCTTCTGGCGGGACGAGGAAAGCATTCTTGCCTGGAAGAATGTCGTTGCGCATCTGGCCGCCCAAAAACTTGGGCGCGAACGCTGGTACGAACAATACAAGGTTCGCATAGCGCGGGTAGAACGAGCCTATGACTTCCAGGCAAGCAAAGGAGATAGCCTTGCCGAGCACGTCGATTGA
- the speB gene encoding agmatinase — protein MPSTSIDHAFTATSLTSAASDPTFAGALSFMRRRFTKSLEGVDAVVWGIPFDAATSNRPGTRFGPQAMRRASAIFDNDPQYPFDRDLFAEMAVVDYGDCLLDYGNHQDTPDAIERQARTILDSGAFLLTLGGDHFITWPLLKAHAAKHGPLALVQFDAHQDTWFDDGRRIDHGSFVARAVRDGLIDPDRSIQIGIRTHAPDDFGIRILHGHQVEDMSAGDIASTIISHTKGAPTYLTFDIDCLDPAYAPGTGTPVAGGPSSAKILSVLQRLHQLDIRGADVVEVSPAYDHADITAIAGATVAMYMLGLHAERRASGR, from the coding sequence TTGCCGAGCACGTCGATTGACCATGCCTTTACCGCAACCAGCCTGACCTCGGCCGCCAGCGACCCAACCTTCGCAGGCGCCCTCTCCTTCATGCGCCGCCGTTTCACCAAATCGCTTGAAGGCGTCGATGCCGTGGTGTGGGGCATTCCCTTCGATGCCGCGACCTCCAACCGCCCGGGAACGCGCTTCGGTCCGCAGGCGATGCGTCGCGCCTCGGCTATCTTCGACAACGACCCGCAATATCCCTTCGACCGCGATCTCTTCGCAGAGATGGCCGTCGTCGACTATGGCGACTGCCTGCTCGACTATGGCAATCATCAGGATACGCCTGATGCGATCGAGCGGCAGGCAAGGACGATCCTCGACAGCGGCGCCTTCTTGCTGACCCTCGGCGGCGATCACTTCATCACCTGGCCGCTGTTGAAGGCGCATGCCGCAAAGCACGGGCCGCTGGCGCTGGTGCAGTTCGACGCCCATCAGGACACCTGGTTCGACGATGGCAGGCGCATCGATCACGGCTCCTTCGTTGCCCGCGCCGTCCGCGACGGACTGATCGATCCGGACCGCTCCATCCAGATCGGCATCCGCACGCATGCGCCCGACGATTTCGGCATCCGGATTCTCCATGGCCATCAGGTCGAGGACATGAGCGCCGGCGATATCGCTTCGACGATCATTTCCCATACCAAGGGTGCGCCGACCTACCTGACCTTCGACATCGATTGCCTCGACCCCGCCTATGCGCCAGGCACGGGAACGCCGGTGGCCGGTGGCCCCTCCAGCGCCAAGATCCTGTCGGTGCTGCAAAGGCTGCATCAGCTCGACATCAGGGGCGCCGATGTCGTCGAGGTCTCCCCCGCCTATGATCACGCCGATATCACCGCCATTGCGGGGGCGACCGTGGCGATGTATATGCTCGGTCTCCACGCTGAACGGCGTGCGAGCGGTCGCTGA